In a genomic window of Thermogemmata fonticola:
- a CDS encoding class I SAM-dependent methyltransferase, with amino-acid sequence MTLPDWQLPPGVDRGLWDYLHAEDMVRSYDEQVLASPLAAADLAFCERHFPQPGRLLDLGCGTGRLCRHFAARGFDCLGVDLSPVMLEAASQSTPPPLAGRLHWLLANIVEPLPLADHSFDFIACLYSTLGMIRGPEHRVAVLRNIRRLLRPEGCAVLHVHHRYFRGLGYRQIVRQWFLTQLGHPQAGDITMPQAYAGAPLTLHHFTASEIRELVHQQGFSITEWLAVDEQGQPARGLRIYGWLIALRHNTPAD; translated from the coding sequence ATGACTCTCCCAGATTGGCAACTGCCGCCTGGCGTCGATCGGGGTTTGTGGGATTATCTTCACGCCGAGGATATGGTCCGCAGTTACGACGAGCAAGTCCTGGCTTCGCCGCTGGCTGCTGCCGATCTGGCTTTCTGCGAGCGCCACTTTCCTCAACCGGGTCGATTACTGGACCTCGGCTGTGGGACCGGCCGTTTATGTCGGCACTTTGCCGCCAGGGGATTCGATTGCCTGGGTGTGGATTTATCCCCCGTCATGCTGGAAGCGGCGAGCCAAAGCACTCCCCCGCCGCTCGCGGGCCGGTTGCACTGGCTGCTCGCCAACATCGTCGAACCGCTCCCCCTGGCTGACCATTCCTTCGACTTCATCGCCTGCCTCTATAGCACTCTAGGCATGATCCGGGGGCCAGAACATCGTGTTGCTGTGCTACGGAACATCCGCCGTTTGCTCCGCCCGGAGGGCTGCGCCGTTTTGCATGTCCATCATCGCTATTTTCGCGGTTTGGGATACCGCCAAATCGTGCGGCAATGGTTCTTGACACAGCTTGGACATCCTCAAGCCGGTGACATTACCATGCCACAAGCTTATGCGGGAGCGCCCCTGACCCTCCACCACTTTACTGCCTCGGAAATCCGCGAGCTTGTCCATCAGCAAGGTTTCTCCATCACGGAATGGCTCGCTGTGGACGAGCAAGGCCAACCCGCCCGCGGCCTGCGCATCTACGGCTGGCTAATCGCCCTCCGCCACAATACCCCTGCGGATTGA